One Plasmodium cynomolgi strain B DNA, chromosome 2, whole genome shotgun sequence genomic window carries:
- a CDS encoding hypothetical protein (putative) — MVLPDQSAVPSTRKPLAGCKRSFKRFVTSGIATRGAGKGAGKARQRTEKRTTNCIATPIAPDSNRKNDSSDRSKNSVKKWGFPKPKVLIVPLLAILYVLSLHGLFPKKDFHHSRSLIENSLIPLICTPVIEVAPPPTNGSVPPVIETSENINDKKSGNDKKSKKSRKKAASEKKPKKELKWGWDKKSKKDAKAATDDPRDPYGPYGPHDPYDPDDPYYAYYPNDPEIQYGVYGSTRKPNTIIDFTSCKTLTPEEKIEFFFYSTSNYLYFTKEMKKRIFATGPVLTKKYMAEIFFDMCNEQKENFLFMKEAMSKLSFMLAAQFNLPNEKRSKCWNLVNKKLSKVINRFDLRDRADFNHFLAQKKRHSAEDFECFVENRICLWNKITRENRYESFLELYKNLKKYTAKNKFRDNDKNYQPLQPSYCYGAGNPDMPHDPFTVNDPSIPNDPFTVSNPSIPNDPFTVSNPSMPNDPFTVNNPSMPNDPFTVNNPSMPHDTFNTSNPTMQHDTLSATAPVTPYNTLNASNSPLQHSNINVNVGSRPPMPYSSISVITKPMPYGTFSPSNPTVQYSNFGTPITAMPYSNICTANPAMPYANISTINRPIACNTFNVSSRPMPYSTITASAIPMPYYGTYISSSPIMPSSPYNNFNANITTAVPINALNASPASIPPYTTNATVTAVPYGSLNPNVATIPQGTYNPSIAATPQGTYNPNVATIQPSTYSPNVATTPQSTYNPNVATIQPSTYSPNVATIQPSTYNPSIPAIPQGTYNPSIPAIPQGTYNPSIPAIPTSTYSPTTKHVTFDMEVEREPPRRKKKKK; from the exons ATGGTACTTCCCGACCAGTCAGCTGTGCCTTCAACGCGGAAGCCCCTAGCTGGGTGCAAAAGGAGTTTCAAAAGATTCGTTACGAGCGGAATTGCAACCAGGGGAGCGGGTAAAGGCGCAGGCAAAGCCAGACAGAGAACCGAAAAACGCACTACAAACTGTATTGCCACCCCTATCGCACCTGACAGCAACCGGAAAAATGACTCCTCTGACAGAAGCAAGAATTCCGTGAAGAAATGGGGCTTTCCTAAGCCCAAGGTACTCATCGTACCCCTTCTCGCCATTTTGTATGTCCTATCATTG CATGGCTTGTTCCCCAAAAAGGACTTCCATCATTCGAGATCGCTAATTGAAAACAGCCTAATCCCTTTGATATGTACACCCGTAATAGAAGTTGCCCCTCCTCCAACTAATGGTAGTGTCCCCCCAGTTATTGAGACTTCGGAAAATATCAACGACAAGAAGTCGGGAAATGATAAGAAATCAAAAAAGAGTCGCAAGAAGGCTGCTAGTGAGAAGAAGCCAAAGAAGGAACTCAAGTGGGGATGGgataaaaaatcaaaaaaggaTGCCAAGGCAGCAACAGACG ATCCCCGTGACCCGTATGGCCCCTACGGACCACATGACCCATACGATCCTGATGACCCATATTATGCATATTACCCAAACGATCCAGAAATACAATACGGCGTTTACGGCAGCACGAGGAAGCCCAACACGATAATAGATTTTACGTCATGCAAAACCCTTACGCCTGAGGAAAAAATCGAGTTTTTCTTCTACAGCACGAGCAACTATCTATATTTTAcgaaagaaatgaagaaacgaATTTTCGCAACTGGTCCCGTACTGACTAAAAAATACATGGCGGAAATCTTTTTTGACATGTGTAATGAACAGAAGGAAAACTTCCTCTTCATGAAGGAAGCCATGTCCAAATTATCCTTCATGTTAGCAGCTCAATTTAATTTGCCAAATGAAAAGCGATCGAAGTGTTGGAACCTCGTGAATAAAAAACTTAGCAAAGTAATTAACCGATTTGATCTGCGCGATCGTGCTGACTTCAATCATTTTTTGGCTCAAAAAAAACGTCACTCTGCTGAAGATTTCGAGTGTTTTGTCGAAAACAGAATTTGCTTATGGAACAAAATTACCAGAGAAAATAGATATGAATCCTTCCTAGAATTGTataagaatttaaaaaaatataccgcCAAGAACAAATTTCGagataatgataaaaattatcaacCTTTGCAGCCAAGTTACTGTTATGGTGCTGGTAACCCAGACATGCCGCATGACCCCTTCACTGTGAACGATCCCTCCATACCGAACGACCCCTTCACTGTGAGCAATCCCTCCATACCGAACGACCCCTTCACTGTGAGCAATCCCTCCATGCCGAACGATCCCTTCACTGTGAACAATCCCTCCATGCCGAACGACCCCTTCACTGTGAACAATCCCTCCATGCCTCATGACACCTTCAACACGAGTAACCCGACCATGCAACATGACACTCTCAGTGCTACCGCCCCCGTTACGCCTTACAACACTTTAAATGCCAGCAATTCTCCTTTACAGCACAGCAACATCAACGTCAACGTTGGCAGTAGACCTCCTATGCCTTACAGCAGTATCAGTGTCATAACTAAACCCATGCCATACGGTACCTTTAGCCCTAGTAACCCCACTGTGCAGTATAGCAATTTCGGAACCCCTATCACCGCTATGCCCTACAGCAATATATGCACTGCTAACCCTGCTATGCCGTATGCGAACATCAGCACCATTAATAGGCCTATTGCGTGCAACACTTTCAATGTCAGTAGTAGACCCATGCCGTATAGCACCATCACTGCCAGCGCCATTCCTATGCCATATTACGGCACTTATATTTCTAGCAGCCCTATCATGCCGTCATCCCCGTACAACAATTTTAATGCTAATATTACTACCGCCGTGCCGATCAACGCTTTGAATGCGAGCCCCGCATCCATCCCGCCTTACACGACGAACGCGACTGTTACAGCTGTACCATACGGCAGTTTGAACCCTAACGTTGCCACCATACCGCAAGGCACATATAACCCTAGCATCGCCGCCACACCGCAAGGCACATACAACCCTAACGTCGCCACCATACAGCCCAGCACCTACAGTCCTAACGTCGCCACCACACCGCAAAGCACATACAACCCTAACGTCGCCACCATACAGCCCAGCACCTACAGTCCTAACGTCGCCACCATACAGCCCAGCACCTACAACCCAAGCATCCCCGCCATACCGCAAGGCACTTATAATCCTAGCATCCCCGCCATACCGCAAGGCACATACAACCCTAGCATCCCCGCCATACCGACCAGCACCTACAGCCCTACCACCAAACACGTCACATTCGACATGGAAGTCGAAAGGGAACCCCCCAggcggaagaagaaaaagaaatga